A DNA window from Tachysurus fulvidraco isolate hzauxx_2018 chromosome 4, HZAU_PFXX_2.0, whole genome shotgun sequence contains the following coding sequences:
- the LOC113644984 gene encoding cystatin-F, with the protein MDASYYLLLAFLLAGFCSSEKSSLHFFANKPAPGKPQNVSKNDTGVKQAVLTATYTFNNKSNDAFFFKASAIDEAQRQIVKGIKYLLKIEISRTVCMKRETDVDLANCGFQPEPGLQQTFLCNFEVWAIPWLKLMKTTHFVCLPSDKYY; encoded by the exons ATGGACGCTTCTTATTATCTGCTTCTAGCCTTCCTTCTGGCTGGATTTTGTTCCTCTG AAAAATCTTCACTTCATTTCTTTGCCAATAAGCCTGCTCCGGGCAAACCTCAAAATGTCAGTAAAAATGATACAGGAGTTAAACAGGCTGTCCTAACTGCAACCTACACCTTCAACAACAAGTCCAATGATGCCTTCTTTTTTAAGGCTTCAGCCATCGATGAGGCACAAAGACAA ATCGTTAAAGGTATAAAGTACCTTCTCAAGATCGAGATATCTCGGACTGTGTGCatgaagagagagactgatgtGGACCTTGCAAACTGTGGCTTCCAGCCAGAACCTGGTTTACAACAG acattTCTCTGTAACTTTGAGGTGTGGGCTATACCATGGCTGAAGCTAATGAAGACCACACATTTTGTTTGCCTCCCTTCAGACAAGTATTATTAA